A DNA window from Streptomyces parvus contains the following coding sequences:
- a CDS encoding anti-sigma factor domain-containing protein: MSTAELHTLTGAYALHALPESEQRAFERHLEDCEACAQEVRELSATAGRLGLAVAEPSPRELRERVLREITTVRQEAPAHGRRERTGGRGRTGRWYAYALAACLAAAAAFGGVAVWQNQLAQDARQEADQAQRQNAQLAQVLSAPDAKTSSGELTGGARATVVVSQSHNRAVFLASGMAPPPSGKVYQIWFNDEGTMRSAGLMDPRASDDAVLLDGPVDRASGMGITVEPAGGSAEPTSSPVALMDFPTA, translated from the coding sequence ATGAGCACGGCCGAACTGCACACGCTGACTGGGGCCTACGCCCTGCATGCGCTGCCGGAGTCCGAACAGCGGGCGTTCGAACGGCATCTGGAGGACTGCGAGGCCTGCGCCCAGGAGGTGCGGGAGCTGTCGGCCACCGCCGGCCGGCTCGGTCTCGCCGTCGCCGAGCCCTCGCCGCGCGAGCTGCGCGAGAGGGTGCTGCGGGAGATCACGACCGTACGCCAGGAGGCTCCGGCGCACGGCAGACGTGAAAGGACCGGCGGGAGGGGGCGCACCGGGCGGTGGTACGCCTACGCGCTCGCCGCCTGCCTCGCGGCGGCCGCCGCGTTCGGAGGGGTCGCGGTCTGGCAGAACCAGCTGGCACAGGACGCGCGGCAGGAGGCGGACCAGGCGCAGCGTCAGAACGCGCAGCTGGCGCAGGTGCTTTCGGCACCCGACGCGAAGACCTCCTCGGGCGAGCTGACGGGCGGGGCTCGCGCCACCGTCGTCGTCTCGCAGAGCCACAACCGCGCGGTGTTCCTGGCCTCGGGGATGGCTCCGCCGCCGAGCGGCAAGGTCTACCAGATCTGGTTCAACGACGAGGGCACGATGCGTTCGGCCGGGCTGATGGACCCGCGGGCGAGCGACGACGCGGTCCTGCTCGACGGGCCGGTGGACCGGGCGTCCGGGATGGGCATCACGGTCGAGCCCGCCGGCGGCTCCGCCGAACCGACCTCGTCCCCGGTGGCGCTGATGGACTTTCCGACCGCCTGA
- a CDS encoding ABA4-like family protein encodes MTGALFEITFWLAAPFWLLMIFAPTWSGTARVVASPLTVLPVLAVYVVLAVPVFPELWTAVSNPDLDALRDLTALAGGAAAIWAQVIAWDLLLGQWMYLQSRKLGLSPLLMGPLLVLTILLSPFGLLIFLAVRAVRLRRREPLQG; translated from the coding sequence ATGACCGGCGCACTCTTCGAGATCACCTTCTGGCTGGCCGCCCCGTTCTGGCTGCTGATGATCTTCGCCCCCACCTGGTCCGGCACCGCCCGCGTCGTCGCCTCGCCGCTGACCGTGCTGCCGGTGCTCGCCGTCTACGTGGTCCTGGCCGTCCCCGTGTTCCCGGAGCTGTGGACGGCGGTGAGCAACCCGGACCTCGACGCCCTCCGTGATCTGACGGCTCTGGCCGGCGGAGCGGCGGCGATCTGGGCGCAGGTGATCGCCTGGGATCTCCTGCTCGGCCAGTGGATGTACCTCCAGAGCCGGAAGCTGGGTCTCTCACCGCTGCTGATGGGCCCGCTGCTGGTGCTGACGATCCTGCTGTCGCCGTTCGGGCTGCTGATCTTCCTCGCCGTCCGCGCCGTCCGTCTGCGGCGGCGCGAACCGCTCCAGGGCTGA
- a CDS encoding sigma-70 family RNA polymerase sigma factor: MKEAVHISGVPSPGTDLQELLVRVARGDQDAFASVYDAVSGPVLGLVRSVLRDPAQSEEVAQEVLVEVWRTAPRFQASRGSAMNWVLTLAHHRAVDRVRSAEAAAAREHKAALLDRTPAFDEVSEQVETRLEREQVRRCMRTLSELQRESVTLAYYRGLTYREVSELLSVPLGTIKTRLRDGLIRLRDCLGVSA; this comes from the coding sequence GTGAAGGAAGCCGTACACATCAGTGGGGTGCCCTCGCCCGGTACCGATCTCCAGGAGCTCCTGGTGCGGGTCGCCCGGGGCGACCAGGACGCGTTCGCCTCGGTGTACGACGCGGTGAGCGGGCCCGTGCTCGGCCTGGTGCGCAGCGTCCTCCGCGACCCGGCGCAGTCGGAGGAGGTGGCGCAGGAGGTGCTGGTGGAGGTGTGGCGCACCGCGCCCCGCTTCCAGGCCTCCCGTGGCAGCGCGATGAACTGGGTGCTGACCCTGGCCCACCACCGGGCCGTCGACCGGGTCCGCTCGGCCGAGGCCGCCGCCGCCCGGGAGCACAAGGCGGCGCTGCTGGATCGGACGCCCGCCTTCGACGAGGTGTCCGAACAGGTCGAGACCCGGCTGGAGAGAGAACAGGTACGGCGCTGCATGCGCACCCTGTCCGAGCTGCAACGGGAGTCGGTGACCCTCGCCTACTACCGGGGCCTGACCTACCGCGAGGTATCCGAACTCCTCTCCGTGCCCCTGGGCACCATCAAGACACGACTCCGCGACGGCCTCATCCGGCTGCGCGACTGCCTGGGGGTGAGCGCATGA